The sequence GGCGGCTCGACCGGCACCACCCAGGCGGCATCGGCCTGCGCCGACCAGAAGCTGGCCAGCGCCGAGGACGTCACCCTGATCCTGGACTTCCTCCCCAACCCGGTCCACATCGCCATCTACCAGGGGCTGGCCACCGGGACCTACAAGGCCAACAACATCAACCTCAAGGTGCAGACGCCGACCTCGACCTCGGACACGCTGCGGCTGCTGGCCACCGACCGGGCCGACATCGGCATCGTGTCGCTGCTGGACTTCCTGACCTCCTACCAGCAGCAGCAGCCGATCACCGCCTTCATGGCCCTGGAGCAGCGGCCCCTGGGGTCGCTGCTGGCCCTGGAGAAGTCCGGCGTCACCTCCCCCAAGGACCTTGAGGGCAAGACCGTCGGCGTGACCGGGGTGCCCAGCGACCTGGCCGCGGTCAACTCGATGGTGTCCGACGCCGGCGGCGACCCGACCAAGGTCAAGACCGTGACCATCGGCTTCAACGCCGTCCAGAACCTGATCGGGGGCAAGGTCGACGCGGCCGTCGGGTTCTGGAACGCCGAGGGCGTGCAGCTCCAGGCGCAGGAGCCGACCAGGATCTTCAAGCTCGACGAGTTCGGCGCCCCGCCCTACCCGGAGCTGGTCGCCTTCACCCGCAACGAGACCGTCCAGGAGAACCCGGCGCTGATCTGCGCCTTCGTCAAGGCCACGGTGGAGGGCTACGCCTCGGCCACCGCCAACCCCGACCAGGCCCTCGACAACCTGACCAAGCAGGCCGAGGGGCTGGCCCTCTCGGACGCCAAGGCCCAGTACGAGGCGCTGAAGCCGGTCTACCAGGCCGACGCCCCGACCTACGGGGCGCTCAACCTGGCTGTCCTCGCCGACTACCTGACCTGGGCGAAGGAGGCGAAGATCCTGGACCTGTCGGACGACCCGTCGAAGTTCGCGACCGACCGGTTCACCGCCAGTGCATGATCGGCCCATCAGGCTCCGGGCCGAGGGCCTGGGCAAGCGGTTCGCGTCCCGCGACGGCGGCGTCCAGGCCCTGGACGGCCTCGACCTGGAGGTGTCCGACGGCGAGTTCGTGAGCGTCATCGGCCCCAGCGGCTGCGGCAAGTCGACCCTGTTCAACCTCCTGGCCGGCCTGGAGGAGCCGACGGCGGGCGCGCTGTGGCTGGACGGGGGCCGGGTCGACGCCGGCCGGCTGCTGGGACGGGTCGGCTACATGCCCCAGCGCGACCTGCTGATGCCCTGGCGCACGATCCTCGACAACACCATCCTCGGCCTGGAGGTGGCCGGCGTCGGGCGGGCCGAGGCCCGGCGCCGGGCCGGCGAGCTGTTCGACGAGTTCGGGCTGGCCGGGTTCGAGGGGAGCCGCCCGAGCGAGCTGTCGGGCGGGATGCGCCAGCGGGCGGCGCTGCTGCGCACCTTCCTGGCCGGCCGCGAGGTGATCCTGCTCGACGAGCCGTTCGGGGCGCTGGACTCCCTGACCCGGGCCGGCATGCAGCAGTGGCTGGTCCAGGTGTGGGAGGAGCACCGCAAGACCATCCTGCTCATCACCCACGACGTCGACGAGGCCCTGTTCCTGTCGGACCGGGTGTA comes from Actinomycetota bacterium and encodes:
- a CDS encoding ABC transporter substrate-binding protein, with protein sequence MGASRWARRHRERGTLRLRLAALLAIVALAAAGCGGDDDGGGGGSTGTTQAASACADQKLASAEDVTLILDFLPNPVHIAIYQGLATGTYKANNINLKVQTPTSTSDTLRLLATDRADIGIVSLLDFLTSYQQQQPITAFMALEQRPLGSLLALEKSGVTSPKDLEGKTVGVTGVPSDLAAVNSMVSDAGGDPTKVKTVTIGFNAVQNLIGGKVDAAVGFWNAEGVQLQAQEPTRIFKLDEFGAPPYPELVAFTRNETVQENPALICAFVKATVEGYASATANPDQALDNLTKQAEGLALSDAKAQYEALKPVYQADAPTYGALNLAVLADYLTWAKEAKILDLSDDPSKFATDRFTASA
- a CDS encoding ABC transporter ATP-binding protein, giving the protein MHDRPIRLRAEGLGKRFASRDGGVQALDGLDLEVSDGEFVSVIGPSGCGKSTLFNLLAGLEEPTAGALWLDGGRVDAGRLLGRVGYMPQRDLLMPWRTILDNTILGLEVAGVGRAEARRRAGELFDEFGLAGFEGSRPSELSGGMRQRAALLRTFLAGREVILLDEPFGALDSLTRAGMQQWLVQVWEEHRKTILLITHDVDEALFLSDRVYVLTPRPGRVELVLEVDLPRPRTYELITSEPFTERKQLLLEHLGMTLPPRKVS